The sequence ACGACTCAAGTGGTCGCCACTTTCTAAGGAAACAAAGTGTTTCATGGCTAGGGAACGCATTTGACCTAGTCTTCATCCTACCAAAAGATAAGATTTAGACTGGGTAAATCCCATCTGCCGTCTCTTGGGTCGCAGGGCGCAGCCCCGTTATCTTCCCTAGAGAAGAACCCGGAATAACATCAGAACGAAAACGTCGTCCTAATCGCCCCCACTAACACAGTGGGATTATCCCGATTGCCTTCAGGGTTGAAGATGGCGAAAATGCCCGGTGTGATTGATAGATATTCCGAATACTTAAAACGATAGGATGCTTCGACCAGGATGGGCACATCATCGCTACGACGGGCCACAAAACCATTGCTCACCAACCCCCGGCTGCTATTGAGATAGGGCGGCGCGCCCACCACCAATTGCGCTTGCGAACCCCGCGTCCCCACATCGGGAAAGGCAAACACCAGCGCGTAATTTAGGGCCGTGCCGCTGGCATTGATGCGCCGTTCTTCATCCCGAAACCAGGTCGCCCCAAACCATCCCCCAATGATAAAGTTCTGCAACGGTTGCCATTTGAACTGAAAGCCTGCATTGTCCGCCGAAACGCGATGACCCGCCGCCAGCGCATCCACCGATTGATTGCCGACCAGACCACCTAGGTTCAAGGGCACTGCATTTGGGTCGCTGTAACCCCGGATATACACTGCGCTCAACCCTAAATTCTCTAGGGGATAACCGGTCAACTGGGCATAGGCCACATAGGACGACCCAAATAACCCTTGACTCGGTGAGTAGGCCCCCGCTCCACTGTCACCGCTTGCCAAATACCCTAGGGTAAAGTTCAGCTTGTCGTTCAAGAAATTCACGCTAAAAGCTGCGCCGACACCCGCCCCGCCATTTTGGTTGTAAATTGGGTTGCGCAGACCAAAGGCGGAAATGGCCCCTTGACCGTCGTCATCCAACGGACTCAAGGTATCCACCTGGTCGTAAATGGCACCCCCTAACGCTGCAATCGTGATGCGTCCCTTGTCTCCTAACACCGGAAATTCATAGGTCAACGTATCTAAGCCCACCTGACCACCGGAACCGCCGTTGAGAAAGCCATAACTCACACTGGCGCTATTGGTTCCCGTTGCAGCCAAGGCGCTCGTCCCAGGGATTGCCCCCAGCGGCACATCATCAATTTGGAGATTGGTGGTGAGTAAATCCTTGCCGGTGAAGCTGGTGTTGAACGTTAAATTTACCCGGTAGCCAAATGTGACTGCATCCTGTAAATTCTGAGTGCTTCGGGGTTGACCCTTGGGTACCGCTTGCCGGTTAGCGCCAAAGGCCCCTTGCACTCCAAAAATCACTTGCCCGGTTAGCTTGGTGGTGGTGGAGAATTGCTGGGCTTCTAAAGTTGCTGTACGGGCTTCTAATGTATCCACGCGTCCCCGTAAGAGCGCCAGTTCCGCCGCAAATTCTTCCTGCAAGCGCTGGAGCAATTTCATGTCTTCTTTCGTGACCAAATTCTCAGTGGAAGCGGCGATTAACTCATTCATTCGGTCCAGGCAAGCATTCAACCCGGCGGCGAATTCATAGCGCGTCAACGCCCGACGACCTTGATACGTGGGGGGCTTGGTCGGCAAACCCACAATACAGCCGTAACGTTCCACCAGTGATTGCAACGCCTGAAACGCCCAGTCCGTTGGTTTCACATCCACAAACTCCGAAACCGATGTCACCTGGCCCAGTTCGTCTTCGACCCGTAAATTCCGCACATACTCTCGAACCTGGCGGATAGATTCCCGACTGTCGGTTACGTTGACTTGAGCGTGTACCCCAGCAGCCCAGACAATGCCCGTTACGATGGAACCGCTGACGAACCCACGCCACGTTAGCTTCATCATCACTCCTACCCACCATTCGTTTCATACACCGATGGTTTCAATCTTATCGCCATTAAGAATTGTTATCAAGACCTAACCTGACCAGGGCCGTAGAATGGTTGCAGGTGCAGTCCAGGTTAAAGGATGTCGCCAGTGGGTGAGCAACCGCACTCCCTTTATGAACAGGACTATCAGGGGTAGATTGGAAAAACAGTCCAGCTTTTGCGAGCCAGAGATTTCAACCAAATTGACCTGGAAAACCTAATTGAGGAGATAGAAAGCCTGGGGCGCAGTGAGAAGCGGGCTGTTTTGAGCCAACTGATCCGTTTGTGTGAGTAGCTGCTCAAGCTCAAATACTGGGAAAGTAAACGGGAGAACTGTTCTCGACAATGGCGGCAAGAAATGGCTGATTTTCGGCTGGAAATCGAACTCATCCTACAGGATAGCCCCAGTCTAAAGAATTATCTCCAGGAACAGTTTATAGGGGCCTATCAAAAAGCACGCAGGCAATTTCTAGCTACGAGTGGTTTACCGGATCAAGCCGTTCCCAAAGCGCCAAACTATACCCCAGAACAAGCACTCGATGAATGGTGGTTATGAAGCTACACCATGATAGCTGCATCCGTACTCAACACCTGGCGTAAAGCACTCAACAACTGGGGTACTAAACGGTAATAAATGCCAGTCC is a genomic window of Gloeomargarita sp. SKYB120 containing:
- a CDS encoding iron uptake porin yields the protein MMKLTWRGFVSGSIVTGIVWAAGVHAQVNVTDSRESIRQVREYVRNLRVEDELGQVTSVSEFVDVKPTDWAFQALQSLVERYGCIVGLPTKPPTYQGRRALTRYEFAAGLNACLDRMNELIAASTENLVTKEDMKLLQRLQEEFAAELALLRGRVDTLEARTATLEAQQFSTTTKLTGQVIFGVQGAFGANRQAVPKGQPRSTQNLQDAVTFGYRVNLTFNTSFTGKDLLTTNLQIDDVPLGAIPGTSALAATGTNSASVSYGFLNGGSGGQVGLDTLTYEFPVLGDKGRITIAALGGAIYDQVDTLSPLDDDGQGAISAFGLRNPIYNQNGGAGVGAAFSVNFLNDKLNFTLGYLASGDSGAGAYSPSQGLFGSSYVAYAQLTGYPLENLGLSAVYIRGYSDPNAVPLNLGGLVGNQSVDALAAGHRVSADNAGFQFKWQPLQNFIIGGWFGATWFRDEERRINASGTALNYALVFAFPDVGTRGSQAQLVVGAPPYLNSSRGLVSNGFVARRSDDVPILVEASYRFKYSEYLSITPGIFAIFNPEGNRDNPTVLVGAIRTTFSF